One genomic segment of Sminthopsis crassicaudata isolate SCR6 chromosome 2, ASM4859323v1, whole genome shotgun sequence includes these proteins:
- the LOC141554561 gene encoding uncharacterized protein LOC141554561 produces MDSDQKDQVGTRKRRRIHRGRGERRRNGKNRTQRAKRREGRRETQMQMNQIVCMLLGLSSLIGGVKSEERNIITDLSSFQMVTWRHQPIPLATLGNVSFLEGMGAYKESKVWKEHFKKLTFITQDVPLCLTYNLKISSCIMLEPFRIKQSPHKTSDLNDLTSEMIVEMLAVPHVEHEIKDEVESPLPPCTPVMNSPLFSPLISCSTGVFRKGPFLPGVNISFWNGETDEVPVLVAPTPIVEGHIQNHLWKIGLALSITNISVIINDPLHEHPTELLILPHRVWKKNFGERFGSLLGKNTTCFKHSKINQIQTCFPFKGRVQSIDGTAFLLCLIASVERVNDTWRTSCYDAIITNEIGEKTLAFNSGVIFLLKSPPITPRPPSEGKKQDGRGMIPMYTLHAAKAPTHWAITPNLPKLRMMTWVHESIPLKLTGNGSFLVGSHIYSGFPERQPQMFKQSKDSLTFMTTHLPLCIVLEGIGNDWCATMKRLNRSHLLHSNSELNNISTSMMVQMKEIHGKNIMNAVRQRRADLPSCIDSRLGVVFGQLRECSTGLMRKSISLQNGTVNLTFWDRNADSHSQLIAPVFYSNHVLQPHLWKVGLVTNKIKMQLHISNNEDRELTFTQWHRVFGNKNSTCRGGVFPNSTLCYSFEGQLWTLGNALFLICLNSNYEITKAEGEYVVVCTNGTYTNVIGGIERSLLYNSTLFLLEVPPFTVHPILAKNFAISPAEGVLRGLLKNLHHRGKREGGSMFLSLAALALSIAEEFQIRELNTQLTIVAEKLQKYMTENDLAWRHQEAIDSMLISQITQLQYVSLELVKQQALLSRYVKLTCSFLYRASCILPVLYNSSDYAYLECLLRNASMQTSLQNELMALDKIINGLENVTIDFNKQWEESTSSLMAWLNGLDYHNVIHWLILGCVALVLVLFMLCFLPLMIRAILFALRRSLTELKAANVLNAKGDL; encoded by the coding sequence atggattCCGATCAGAAGGACCAGGTTGGTACGAGAAAAAGAAGACGAATCCATCGGggcagaggagaaaggaggagaaatggaaaaaaccgAACCCAACGagcaaagagaagagagggaagaagagaaactcAAATGCAAATGAATCAAATTGTATGCATGTTGTTAGGATTAAGTAGCCTGATAGGAGGGGTGAAGAGTGAGGAGAGAAATATAATTACAGATTTGTCTAGTTTTCAAATGGTCACTTGGCGTCATCAGCCTATACCATTAGCCACGTTAGGAAATGTTTCCTTTCTGGAAGGTATGGGGGCATACAAAGAATCAAAGGTATGGAAGGAACATTTTAAGAAGCTCACTTTCATTACTCAGGATGTCCCTTTATGCCTGACATATAACTTAAAGATAAGTTCATGCATTATGCTGGAACCTTTTAGAATTAAGCAATCACCCCACAAAACGAGCGACCTAAATGACTTAACTAGCGAGATGATAGTTGAGATGTTGGCTGTTCCCCACGTGGAACATGAGATAAAAGATGAAGTTGAAAGTCCCCTTCCCCCTTGTACCCCGGTTATGAACTCGcctttattttcacctttgatcAGTTGTTCCACGGGCGTGTTTCGTAAAGGCCCCTTTTTGCCAGGAGTTAACATTAGCTTTTGGAATGGAGAGACAGATGAGGTACCAGTACTGGTGGCACCAACACCCATAGTGGAAGGGCATATTCAGAATCACCTATGGAAGATAGGTCTGGCACTATCAATTACGAATATCTCAGTTATAATTAATGATCCTCTACATGAACATCCTACCGAACTGCTGATACTGCCACATAGAGTTTGGAAGAAGAATTTTGGAGAAAGGTTTGGAAGTTTACTAGGGAAAAATACTACCTGCTTTAAACATTCTAAGATTAATCAGATTCAAACCTGCTTCCCTTTTAAAGGTAGAGTTCAGTCAATTGACGGTACAGCCTTTTTGTTATGTTTGATAGCGTCAGTTGAGCGGGTTAATGATACCTGGAGGACATCCTGCTATGATGCGATTATCACCaatgaaattggggaaaaaacCTTAGCCTTTAACAGTGgggttatatttttattgaagagTCCCCCTATCACCCCACGCCCTCCTTCGGAGGGTAAGAAACAAGATGGCAGGGGTATGATTCCGATGTATACTCTACATGCGGCTAAGGCACCAACTCATTGGGCTATAACTCCTAATCTTCCCAAATTACGAATGATGACATGGGTTCATGAAAGCATCCCTTTAAAATTGACTGGTAATGGCTCATTCTTGGTAGGCTCACACATTTACTCAGGGTTCCCAGAACGACAACCTCAAATGTTTAAACAAAGTAAAGACAGCTTAACTTTTATGACGACCCACTTGCCACTGTGCATAGTTCTTGAGGGAATAGGGAATGATTGGTGTGCTACCATGAAAAGGCTGAATAGAAGTCATCTGCTACACAGTAATAGCGAATTAAATAACATAAGTACCAGTATGATGGTACAGATGAAGGAAatacatggaaaaaatataatgaatgctGTGAGACAGAGACGTGCTGATTTGCCGAGTTGTATAGACTCAAGGTTGGGTGTAGTTTTTGGTCAATTAAGGGAATGCAGTACAGGACTAATGAGGAAAAGCATATCTTTGCAAAATGGCACTGTGAACTTGACGTTTTGGGATCGGAATGCCGATTCTCACTCTCAACTGATTGCTCCTGTATTCTATTCTAATCATGTCCTACAGCCACATCTGTGGAAAGTGGGATTAgttacaaataagataaaaatgcagTTACATATATCTAATAATGAGGACAGGGAGTTGACTTTTACCCAATGGCATCGGGTTTTTGGCAACAAGAATTCCACTTGCAGAGGGGGAGTTTTTCCAAATAGTACATTGTGTTATAGTTTTGAAGGACAATTATGGACTTTGGGTAATGCTTTGTTCCTGATATGCTTGAATTCAAATTATGAGATAACCAAAGCAGAAGGGGAGTACGTGGTAGTGTGTACAAATGGGACATATACAAATGTTATAGGAGGTATTGAAAGATCATTACTGTATAATAGCACTTTGTTTTTGCTGGAAGTGCCACCGTTTACCGTTCATCCTATTTTAGCTAAGAACTTTGCAATATCACCAGCAGAAGGGGTTCTTCGAGGACTATTGAAAAATCTGCATCATAGAGGAAAACGGGAAGGTGGCAGTATGTTTTTATCACTGGCGGCCTTAGCTCTGAGTATCGCAGAGGAATTCCAGATAAGAGAACTGAATACACAATTGACTATTGTGGCGGAGAAGCTACAGAagtacatgactgaaaatgacttggCCTGGAGACACCAGGAGGCCATAGACTCTATGCTGATTTCTCAAATAACTCAACTGCAATATGTTTCCTTGGAGTTAGTGAAACAACAAGCTTTGTTGTCCCGATATGTGAAACTTACTTGTAGCTTTTTGTATCGTGCCTCTTGTATTTTACCTGTGTTATATAATTCCTCTGATTATGCATATCTTGAATGTCTTTTACGTAATGCTTCTATGCAAACGTCTTTACAGAATGAATTAATGGCCCTTGACAAAATTATAAATGGATTGGAGAATGTGACAATTGATTTTAATAAGCAATGGGAGGAATCGACCTCCTCGTTGATGGCATGGTTGAATGGGCTTGACTATCACAATGTAATTCACTGGTTAATTCTCGGGTGTGTTGCCCTCGTCCTTGTGTTATTTATGTTATGTTTTTTGCCTTTAATGATTCGAGCCATACTTTTTGCACTACGTCGGTCTCTGACAGAATTGAAGGCAGCTAATGTCTTAAATGCCAAAGGAGATTTGTAA